The window CTGGGTCTGGCTCTCTGAGCTACATGAAGCCCCAGACTGTTGCACAGCATTAATTAACTGATAATGACACTGTCAGTGAGGACTGATGCTCAGATTAGCATCTTttacgactttttttttttttcttttctgtcccgTGTTCTCCATCTCTTTTATCACTTGCCGTGATATCTGGGGCCATGAGGAGATTTGCCCATTTTTGGTTTCAATTAAAAGAGCATGAGAAGGCTGAAAGTGGCCAATTCTGATGGCTTCGACACTGAGGCCACTCACCTCTGATGGACAGAGCATCCCAGTCCCCAACTCAGCCGTTCTTCCTTTGAGTTCCCAAAACTCCCTCTGGGTCTGAAAGCAGCCTGCCAACTTCTTTCCCTGAGCAGTTATCTGTTGCTAGCCTGGGTGCCACCATCATACTTTGTCTACCTGCTTCCAGGGCCTCGATGTGTTCttataaacagacttaaaaaaaaaaaaaaagtatcacatgTCAGAGGATTGAACTACCAGTATTTACACATTGAGGGTTTGCCTCCCTGGTGAAAATGTAAACAGAACCCCATCACACTACCTATATTCTTTCCTTGAAGAACAAGGTCTTTAAAACACCCTGCTTGTGCTAAAATCTCAGACCCATCCAAGTTGGGGGGTCGAGAGCTTCTAGCTCGCTATTTTGATCCATGCCCAAGTGGCACTTTACCAACAAATCTGATTtcagcttctccccaccccctgctctctgccttaAAATGCTATGCTGGGGGCATCCAGGGAAATTGACCCCTTgcggaggggagggaaagggcccCGAACGGACACTTCACTCCCACACTGGGTTTCCTAGCCCCTCTCCGAGGATCTTCCCCTGTCCTAACGCCCAGCCACGGAAATATCTAAACAGTGTTTCTTCCACGCTGCTGCCCAGGGCTGCAAAGGCTGAGGGAGCCGGCCCTGCATCCCCCCGCAGCACAGGAGGTGGGcgcccccaccacccctcccgcCATTAGCACTGACCTCGCTTTCCATCCCCAACCGCGGACTCCGCCGAAAGCGCCCAGCGGGAAAGGAATGGACTGTCCTTTCCGAGTCCTTGGGGTGGGGCTCCCTTTGTGGGGTGGGGCTCCCTTGGCGGCCTGGGGCCTGACTCTGCCTGCTTCCAAAGTATGATATCCAAGGTGGAGTTAAAGGTCTCCCCTGGGTGACCCCAGCCAGGCCCAGTGGCGAGTCCCAGGCCGCCCTGGCCGGCCCACGCTTCTGTGCACCCTGCCTTGGGCTTCCTCTAATTTACGGCCGCGTGGGGTCCTGGTTGACACCCTTTTCCACACCAAACTCCTTCGGGTCGAATCCTGATCTGCATAGCCGGCTCCCTTTGCGACTCCCAACCAAGTCCTGAGGATGTTTCAGCTCCTGCCCCTGTCCATCCCCGCCCCAGCCTCTCTCCAGCTTCCTCAAGATGCTCACGCCACGCGGGCGTCGCGGCCCTGGTGCCCCGCGCGGCCCGCTGACTTACAAATGGAGATCCATTTTCCGTTATAATGCGTTCAAGATCACTAAGGCCAGCAGTCTAAACATCCACGAGCCGTCCTCCCGCTCTGCCTCTTAAACTGCTGTTTAATGGTTCCCCTCCGATAACTAAACCTGCTTTCCACAGATGCCCGCTTTTATGGGAGAGTCAGGAATGCagagatatatttatatgtttgttcataaaaactggaaaataagctCTGAACACGCTGTAAAAAATATTCAGTTACTTACCAAACAGGCTAGTTAAACCAGGGGAACAGTGATACCGGCCACACCACGAATTCGGGGGATCGAGGTGCCTGCGCGTTGAAATCGTCCAAGGTCGTCGCTGGGGCTGGTGTCCCTGAAGAACATGGAAAGACGGGTATTTACAACCGGCTTGACCGTCCGTCCGGTGGTCTTAACCATGATCCTCAAAAGCAGCCACGATAACAGAAGCCACCTCAGACGGCCCTGGCCACGTACCGTGGTGGGTAAGTAAGGAGACCTCGAGGCGGGCACTCCCAGCCTGCGCCCAGGTCGGAGGCGCAGCCTTTCCGCGCCGCGCCCGCTGCGCGCCTCGGCGAGAAGACAGCGCCGGCCCCCAACCGCCCCTTTGCAGGgaccccgccgcccgccgcctcTGCGCTCGGCCCCCACGCAAAAATAGCACGCGGCTGCCTGCTGATTTTCTTGCCTCGGTTACCTACAAAAACACCTCCAAAAGAAATACCTGCGTCCCCtccacctttttttgtttgtttttaaccagaaaagaaagcagagtgaTACTATACCTGGTTTGAGATTCTTCAATATTtgagacttggggggggggggggcgggataaTTTAATAGGACAGCATCTGTTAAACACTTGCATTAACCTCTAGCtgataaaaaagtttttttaacccTGCCCCCCCTCGTTTTAATTATCTTATGGTTATGAAGGGGCAGCCAATCCTGGAAGAGGACTTCGACAATTAGCAACGAGAACATCAAAAAGTTTTATTGCGGAGAGCGAGAGGcaccgcccccgccgccccgggaTTGGCGTGAGGAGCCTCTGACGACATATATTAACCCGAGCAGCCCTAAAGATGTAGCTGTACATGGAGATCTTGCTGGGAAAATCCGCTTCCTCCCCTCACGGCGTCCAGCCCAGGAgaaccgccgccgccgccgccacccaggagctccctcGGCCACTGCGCGGACCCCGCCGAGAACCCGAGCCGCCGCCTTCGCGCGCCGAGGCGCCCGCAGGGCCCCAGATCCTTCCCCTGAAAGAAGGAGAGGATCTGAGAAAATGGATGCACTGAGACCTCTCTGAAAACCCTCCGAGGGAGCCCGGGAGGAGTGAGGACACGTTACCCGCTGCTAAAATCACATTTCCaggaccaaaaacaacaacaaccaaaaatttcattaaaacaatAAGCGCCCAAGAACCCAGAccgggctggtggggggaggggaaggggcgggaAGGGGAGGGTCGCACGGAGGTAGCTTCACAGTGAGCAGCCGACCCCGCCGCCTCCCTGCAGAGCCGGGCCGGCTCTTCCACCCGCGGCTCGGACTCGCCCTGGGATTCCGAGTTAGCTTCGGTGCCGGGATCGCGGCCGCGGTGGAGGCCGGCGACTCCGCGAAGCAGCCTCGCGGGAGCCCGGGCACCTTTGCATGAGCACGAGAGGATTCTGCCTCCCCGCAGCTGCCCGGGAAGCAGGAGCCGGCGCGCGGGCCGGGGAGCCAGGCGGGAgccggcggcggccgcggccagGGGCGCACGGTGCCGGGACCAGCTCGCCGCGCCCTATGGGGAGCCGGCGGCCGCAGTGCTGCTGAGGCAGGCCCGGCGGGCCAGGCGGGGGATCGGGGCCCGGGCTGCAGCAGCCCCCTCTGCGGCTGCCGGGCCGGCCCGGGCGCCcgagggctggggggcggggggtgggggaggccgcCCAGCGCCGAAGCGGGGGCCCCGGCCGAGGGCGCGGCGGGGCTGCGCGCACGCTGGGGCGCGTGGAGGGGCGCGGAGGGCGATATGAGTCTGGTGGGGGGCTTCCCCCACCACCCGGTGGTGCACCATGAGGGCTATCCgttcgccgccgccgccgccgccgccgctgccgccgccgccagccGCTGCAGCCACGAGGAGAACCCCTACTTCCATGGCTGGCTCATCGGCCACCCCGAGATGTCGCCCCCCGACTATAGCATGGCCCTGTCCTACAGCCCCGAGTACGCCAGCGGCGCCGCCGGCCTGGACCACTCCCATTACGGGGGGGTGCCGCCGGGCGCCGGGCCCCCGGGCCTAGGGGGGCCGCGCCCGGTGAAACGCCGGGGCACTGCTAACCGCAAGGAGCGGCGCAGGACTCAGAGCATCAACAGCGCCTTCGCCGAACTGCGCGAGTGTATCCCCAACGTGCCGGCCGACACCAAACTCTCCAAGATCAAGACGCTGCGCCTGGCCACCAGCTACATCGCCTACCTCATGGACCTGCTGGCCAAGGACGACCAGAATGGCGAGGCGGAGGCCTTCAAGGCGGAGATCAAGAAGACAGAtgtgaaagaagagaagaggaagaaggagctgGTCAGtaccagggggcagggggcagagggggtgcgGGGTTCGGGGGAGCGGTACCACTGGCCTCCTTCCAGTTGGGCTGAGCAGTGACATCCCCCCTCCTTTGCCAGCATCCTAAGCCAAAGTTGTTAAAACCAGGTTATGGAAAGAGGCTGAGGAGATGGGGGAGGacggcagcaggaggaggaggttAAGAGGGATGCTCCGCGCTGGTGATCTTCCCTCCGGGTTACCGCTATTCCCACAGGCACTTCGGGCATGCCTTTCGGACTCAGGGTTCCCCCTGATCTTTCGATTGCACTGGCCCAGTCATTCCATGTCTTTTAGAGCCTTCATTTGGCCTCCAATCCGATCTTGCTTTCAGGTATTTCTAAAATAAGTCGCCTGCAAGCGCTAGGTTCCAATTATTCCACTATCGGCCCCTTATCCCTCCCTGGAGAACTAGGCCACCGCTGATGGTAAGAGAGTTTTAAGGCTGTTCTCATCGCAGTGCTCAGAAGACATAGAGGTAAACGTAAATAATAAGTACTCTTAACTTCAAAATGCAGCTCCGGTTTCTCTTTGGCGATGAGGTTATACTGAAACTTCCCAGATGAGTGTACTTCGTGGgtctttcttgttttattcccCTGAGCATTTTAAGACAAACAGTAAATACTAATATGGTCGCTGTCATTGTTGTTATCAGGAACACAGAACTATAACTGAAAAGCAGTTTTCTCCAGTTCTGACCAAGTGCCCACAGGTTGGTGGTGTTCAGAGCAGGGCTATTGCCATGGAGGACCTGGGAAATAATCCCATTTgtctagtttttcttctttgggggCTGTGGCGCTTTAGTCTGTGCATAATCGAGTGACCTCTGGAATAGCTGGGGATTTCAGAGGCCTTGGAGGAGAGGCACTGCGGAGTTGGTGACCCAGAGCCCCTTGCCGGCCAGCCCAGGCCAGGGCAGAAGAAACGTCTCCCCCATCTACCCTAGAGCTCGAATCTGGGATTGCGATTGAAAACAGGGAAACCAGATTTAGCGCCGACCCCCGCTCGCGCCCCTACATCTGGAGTCAGAGAaaaggcccccagcccctccataAACGACTTGGAAACGGCTGGTTGTTTATAAGCTTGCCTATCCGGTAGTTGAGCGTTGCAGGCGCGTGGAAGGCCTGGGCGGTAGCTAGGGCTGCGCAAACCTTCGTCGTTTTCCTGCCGGGGCTGAGTTGAAACCATCCCCTTCTCATCCCTTACTCGttctttcattctctccttttctccccggAAAGTGCAGGGGGTGGCGTGGAACCAGGTCTcctttctgaatttctctttccacttttctctccttcgcctctcctctgcccagaatgaaatcttgaaaaGCACAGTGAGCAGCAACGACAAGAAAACCAAAGGCCGGACAGGCTGGCCGCAGCACGTCTGGGCCCTGGAGCTCAagcagtgaggaggaggaggaggaggaggagagcgcGAGTGAGCCGGGGCCCAGGAGCCGGAAGCAGACCCAGGACTCCGGGCAAGCTCTCCACGCTCCGCTCTGAGGACTTCTTGCATTTGGAATCATCCGGTTTATTTATGTGCAATTTgcctcccctctctttgccccccttTGAGGCATccgctccccacctccccctccaaaaaaaaaagtggatatttgaagaaaagcattccatattttaatatgaagAGGACACTCCCGCGTGGTAAGGGATCCCGTCGTCTCGTAGATTCTCTGTGTGTGAATGTTCCCTCAAGGCTGTGTAGACACCAGCGTTGCTCCCACCCCACTTACCCAACCCCTTCCAGATAAAGACAGCAGACAATAGTGTGTATGTAAAGTGTATCTTTAATACTTGGCCTTTGGATATAAATATTCCTGGggattataaagttttatttcaaagcAGAAAACGGGGCCGCTAACATTTCAGTTGGGGTCGGTATCTAGTGCTGTCTTTTCATCTGTGGTCGTTCCCTATTTGAAGATGTTTCCAACAGCTACTTGTTTTGTGCACTTCCGTCCTCTaaaactaagtggaatttaattAATATTGAAGGTGTAAACGttgtaagtattcaataaacCACTGTGTGTTTTTTTACAAAAACCCCAATCTTTTAATGGTTGATACCTCAGAagagttttgaaaacaaaactgttatacttgttttcataatatttaaaatattcagaagtaAACTAAATTATCATGATTGCCTCTAACTTTATTTGAAAGAGTTGGTAGTTCCAATCAGTCATCAACGTGAGCTCCCGCCCTCCCAGGGAAGTGGCCTTGGTGAAAATCCTACTAAAGGACCTGGGCTCCTTGCAAGTCctgtctccttccccccacccccccagcccccagccgccTGGAGAAGGTTGAGTGGTCTGTAGTAGGAGGATCTGGGGCCGAGGGACCTTGGCAGTTCGCTGGAAAGGTAGAAAGTTGTCCTTGTTTTCCTGAAATCAACCAGATGCCATTCTGTGGggactttggtttttgtttggggAGCACCTTTTAGGTGGAGGAGGTTTGAGGAAGATCCCAGGCACTATTGCAGCCGCAGGAAATAGTCTTAGAgtctttaattcaaaatataaggTTTTcatctaggaaaagaaaaaagaggaaaagaggaggttTTTGCTTGTAGTCTTCATCAGGGGGATTCTCCTCTGAGCCggccaggggaggagaagagctttggggggggggggtggaaggtgCATGATTAGGTAACAAGGAATTTTACGTCAAGTAAGAAATCGCTAACACAACCAAGGATTTAAAGGggggtgaaggggggggggggtctggatTTACAAGGAGCTACAAGGAACTCAATATTAACTGTGCGTTGACTGAAGTCTTCCCGGCCCCAGGCCAGCCGAGCAAGAGGCTCCCTCCCTCGGCTACCAGCCGCGAGGGACTTTACCCGTCTGAGGATTGGTCTCCAGGAGTCCCAGCACATCCCGAAAGGAAGTCCCTGAGGCCTCCTTTGCCCGTAGTCTCGGCTAGAGCCGGAATCTGTTCTAGGAACCAGAGAAACTGAAGTGCCATAAAGGACTCCgcaggccagggaggggagggaggaggggagagatgaagttggggtggggggcggagtgGAGAAAGGTGAAACGTATTAAAAAGCGGTTTGTTTCATGAAACGCCACGTATATAAATCTGGTGTTAGGGAGGTTTGCCAGAGGGTTTCCATCTTGGAACCCATCCTCGGGGTGATGTTCGCACCTCGGCTCCAGGCACAGACCCTCCCCCCGATACCCCAGAGGTTCCCACGGCTCGCGGGCGCCCACTTTGAGCCGGCCGCCTGCAGCGGGCAAATTCGCAAGTGCTGGGAGAGAGACGAGCAAGTGGCTCTGTGGGTTCCTTCTGCGGGCAGCTGACAACGCGAGGGCGAGGGGTTAGAACAACTCGGCCAAAGCGATCTGAACTTTCTCCCCTCGGGTCAGGCGGCGCTGGGCCGACGTGGTGGGCGCGGGATGTGTTTACAGACACTTGCCTTTGTTTatagcacggggtgggggggcgtaGGGAGGCGCGCCCTGATTTTCTATTACTCTCGGGATTCCTGATGGTTTGAGtgactctctcccttccctgtctccagcGGCCTTTTGCATCTTTACTGTaatccgagagagagagagagagagagagagagagagagagagagagagagagagagacttcaacATCCTAGGTGTGGAAGAAAAGAGATTACCAAAACAGTGGAGTGAGTGGTGGCGGAGGTGGTGAGGTTTTTAAAACAGGAACTGGAGAGAAGTTATCTTCAACCCGCAAGTGTGCCTGCGCTTGCCTTTACCATCTGGGCCTTAATGCACTTTTGCAGGTCTAACACTTTTTCTGGTTTATTAAACACCAGCAGAGGAGATCCAGAAGACCCTGGCAGCGGCATCGCTATGGGGCAGCTTGCTGCTACGCATGCTTTAAAACCCGCGCTGCAGAAATCCGTCCTCTTTGTCTGGCCCGGGCCAGGCGCTGCCcgcctcctctcctgcctgccGGCGCAGTTCCTCTGGCCCAGCAGCACCCGGCCGCGACACCTCAACCATCTCCACATTGCAACCTGTGGGAAATCCCAACCGGCCAGACGTCCAGCAGACCCAACGCCTCCGGGGGCCGAACCACTGACCGGATGCACACCCTAAGTGTCAAGACACCCCAGATTTTCCATCTCCACGGTCGTCCAGGACATCCCAACCTTTCCAACGCTCCCGGCCACCCAACATCCCTACCCCACGTTGTCAAGTACCGGGAAGTGAGTGCTGTGCTGGGCAGGAGTGTCTTCCGAGtttccatgtttttctcttctacgcattcatttctcttttaactccctttcttctttgcttaaagaaaaaaaaaaaaagtttccaaccTCTTGCCTTGCAGAATCGGCTAAAAGGCCTCTGTTTTAATTGCTCGGATAATGTGGTTGCTGCCATTTTGTTAAAAGCAATCACTCCTGCAGCGAAATCACAAGCTCTCTAGACAGGCCGGAGCCGACAAAAATGCAGGATTTGACGTTAAAAGCTAAATGGGAAGCTGGGGCGGCGGAAGGTAAATTGATGGTAGATCTGGCTGTCAGGGGCCGGCCCCAGACCGCCTCGCAGGCCGAACGCCTGATAACCCTTGAGCCCTGGCGGGGAGAGGGCTCGcccgctgtgtgtgtgtgtgtgtgtgtgtgtgtgtgtgtgtgtgtgtgtgcgcgcgcgcgcgcgcgggggggggggggggggggcgcgcacGCGCGTGTTCCTACAGACCCATTCTCAACTTCTTGGGAAGTAACCTGGAAAACTCAACAGAGTGGGACCTCAGCACACTCCTTGCTCCCAGTCACAATTTTCCAGGACTTTCACCGCCCTCTCCCCCAGCTGGGACACCGACGGCAGCTTTAAGAGCTTTTTTTCAGGTCGAAATCATGAAAATAAGACAGCAACGTCACTAGTGGTTCTTCCTGCCTTCCAAATCCCCGCCCGACCCTCTGGGGGCTTGGTGGGAAGCTCTAGAATCGGAGTGGGTTAGCCCTTAGGTCTGGGCACCTAGGGAGGGTGGGCCTCCTGGCCTAGGCCGCCCCTCTCAGGACCAGGTGGTCTGGTCGTCCCCGCGAGGAGGTGGGTGCAGCCCTGTCGCCAGAGAGGGTAGCACGTGGGCGAGAGTCTGGGTGGAGGGTGGCTCGATCCCTTCCTCCTCATCTATGCCACTACTGGCTGCTGCCTGCTGCTGTCGAGGATCACAGAGCTGGTATCCCACCGGTTGATAAGGAAGCTGGAGGGAGAGTTGTGTGCCGATTTCGCAGGAAGGGGTGCCTAGGGTGAGAGTGAGCTCAAAATCAAAGCCACCGGGAGCGGAAGGAGGCCTGTAAGCTACTTCCGAGACTTCAGTTTTGCTGAGAGAACCCCAGCCGGTTGCAAGGGCTTGAGGTGTGCGCGCAGACGACGATGCACTGGCCAAAGGATGCCACAATAGCCAGAACTGCATTTGCGCTACGGGTCTACAAAGCGCGGGAAACCTCTCAACTATTCCTGTAGCTTTAAAGAAATGCTGTGTCTAACACTGCGCGTGCGGATCGCAATTTTCTCTTCCACAGCCGCCTTTCGTTCTCTCTGCGCGCGAGTCCCACC is drawn from Panthera leo isolate Ple1 chromosome B1, P.leo_Ple1_pat1.1, whole genome shotgun sequence and contains these coding sequences:
- the HAND2 gene encoding heart- and neural crest derivatives-expressed protein 2, which translates into the protein MSLVGGFPHHPVVHHEGYPFAAAAAAAAAAAASRCSHEENPYFHGWLIGHPEMSPPDYSMALSYSPEYASGAAGLDHSHYGGVPPGAGPPGLGGPRPVKRRGTANRKERRRTQSINSAFAELRECIPNVPADTKLSKIKTLRLATSYIAYLMDLLAKDDQNGEAEAFKAEIKKTDVKEEKRKKELNEILKSTVSSNDKKTKGRTGWPQHVWALELKQ